The following are encoded in a window of Oncorhynchus mykiss isolate Arlee chromosome 11, USDA_OmykA_1.1, whole genome shotgun sequence genomic DNA:
- the ficd gene encoding protein adenylyltransferase FICD: protein MMASLTVWWRYTSGHLLGGWGPLLCLFLGSLVALLMPMVGVEDQCCITLKGIAQLHCQLWGKTHRPTVQSTSLTVPFTALDLLPLRAKPSIETQLEAKAALQQAVEMKKQGKREKAHKLLVHALNMNPDFVEALTELGTILEEKDVVQADHLYTKALAISPCNERALVSRDRTLPLVEEIDQRHFGVIDSKVRRLMSIPKGNSALRRVMEETYYHHIYHTVAIEGNTLTLSEIRHIIETRYAVPGKSLQEQNEVIGVDAAMKYINTTLLSRAGAITVNDILEIHRRVLGYADPVEGGRLRTSQVFVGHHIPPHPQDLERHMQDLVQWLNSEEALQLHPVEYAALAHYKLVYVHPFVDGNGRTSRLLMNLVLMQARYPPITIRKEQRSEYYAVLDTANEGDVRPFIRFIAKCTEITLDTLLIATTEHPVGLPGTSHHQACPNCKQTIPVHNSERGRE from the exons ATGATGGCTTCATTAACGGTGTGGTGGCGTTACACAAGTGGCCATCTCCTTGGCGGATGGGGACCGCTGCTCTGCCTGTTCCTGGGCTCTCTGGTGGCGCTGTTGATGCCAATGGTGGGGGTGGAGGACCAATGCTGTATCACTCTAAAGGGGATTGCTCAGTTGCACTGCCAGCTATGGGGTAAAACTCATCGCCCCACTGTCCAGTCCACCAGCCTCACTGTCCCCTTTACAGCCCTAGACCTCCTGCCCCTTAGGGCCAAGCCCAGTATAG AGACCCAGCTGGAGGCCAAGGCAGCGCTGCAACAGGCTGTAGAGATGAagaagcaggggaagagagagaaggcccACAAGCTGTTGGTGCATGCACTCAACATGAACCCAGACTTTGTGGAAGCTCTGACGGAGCTggggaccattctggaagagaaggACGTTGTCCAGGCGGACCATCTGTATACCAAGGCCCTGGCCATCTCACCATGCAACGAGAGGGCCCTGGTGAGCCGTGACCGCACACTCCCCCTGGTGGAGGAGATCGACCAACGCCACTTTGGGGTTATCGACAGCAAAGTACGCAGGCTGATGTCCATCCCCAAGGGTAACTCTGCTCTTAGACGTGTCATGGAGGAAACGTACTACCACCACATCTACCACACAGTGGCCATAGAAGGCAACACACTCACTCTGTCTGAGATCCGCCATATAATTGAGACTCGCTATGCCGTGCCCGGCAAGAGCCTGCAGGAGCAGAACGAGGTCATTGGTGTGGACGCGGCCATGAAGTACATAAACACCACGCTGCTGTCCCGAGCTGGGGCCATCACCGTCAATGACATCCTGGAGATCCACCGGCGCGTGCTGGGCTATGCAGACCCTGTGGAGGGTGGGCGGCTGCGTACCAGCCAGGTGTTTGTAGGCCACCACATCCCACCCCACCCACAGGACCTGGAGCGCCACATGCAGGACCTGGTGCAGTGGCTCAACTCAGAGGAGGCCCTGCAGCTGCATCCCGTGGAGTATGCAGCACTCGCCCACTATAAGCTGGTGTACGTGCACCCCTTTGTGGATGGGAACGGACGCACATCACGGCTGCTAATGAACCTGGTGCTCATGCAGGCACGCTACCCACCCATCACCATCCGCAAAGAGCAAAGGTCCGAGTACTACGCCGTTCTGGACACAGCCAACGAAGGTGACGTCCGCCCCTTCATCCGCTTCATAGCCAAATGCACAGAGATCACCCTGGATACCCTGCTGATCGCCACCACTGAGCACCCTGTGGGGCTGCCTGGCACCAGCCACCACCAAGCCTGTCCAAACTGCAAACAAACCATACCTGTCCACAACAGTGAGAGGGGACGGGAGTGA